In the genome of Nitrospiria bacterium, one region contains:
- the mpl gene encoding UDP-N-acetylmuramate:L-alanyl-gamma-D-glutamyl-meso-diaminopimelate ligase, with protein MGPTFRNIHLIAICGTGMAALARMLKAAGYRVTGSDANVYPPMSTLLEREGIPCRVGFRPENIEPDTNLVIIGNAVSKTNPEVQSVLDRGVPYRSFPQALAEFFLTDRTPIVIAGTHGKTTTAALMAWVLESAGLDPGFLIGGWVINFGANSRPGTGRYFVVEGDEYDTAFFDKGPKFLHYRPHAAILTSIEFDHGDIYNDLDEIKSAFRKFVRLIPSDGILFAVDGDPNVRAVIRDASCPRSTYGLNPTAGWCAEDVRFDSDGVSFRVKNGRRDLGPFRSPMVGRHNLVNALAVIGLASTLGLSSESIQKGIESFQGVKRRQEVLGEVAGVIVMDDFAHHPTAIRETLAGLRLRYPRRRIWAVFEPRSATSRRNVFQKEFPPSFDPADLIVIADIFASEKLPAGLRLDPKQVAEDLRGLGKEAEFIPTTEEIVRTISPRLKSGDLVCLMSSGGFDGIHGKLLKALEQRR; from the coding sequence ATGGGGCCTACCTTTCGGAATATTCATCTTATTGCGATCTGCGGAACCGGGATGGCCGCGTTGGCCCGGATGCTCAAAGCGGCCGGCTACCGGGTGACGGGGTCGGACGCCAATGTCTATCCACCGATGAGCACCCTGTTGGAACGGGAGGGCATCCCTTGCCGCGTTGGATTTCGTCCCGAGAATATCGAACCCGATACCAACCTGGTGATTATCGGCAACGCCGTATCCAAAACCAATCCGGAGGTCCAGTCTGTTCTGGATCGAGGCGTCCCGTACCGATCATTTCCGCAGGCGTTGGCCGAGTTCTTCCTTACGGACCGCACCCCGATTGTGATCGCCGGGACGCACGGCAAAACCACGACCGCCGCGCTCATGGCCTGGGTCCTGGAAAGCGCCGGGCTGGACCCCGGCTTTTTAATCGGGGGGTGGGTGATCAACTTTGGGGCGAACAGCCGCCCCGGCACGGGGCGCTATTTCGTTGTAGAAGGGGACGAGTACGACACGGCATTTTTCGACAAGGGACCTAAATTCCTCCATTACCGTCCCCATGCGGCCATCTTGACCAGCATCGAATTCGATCACGGAGATATTTACAATGACTTGGACGAGATTAAATCGGCGTTTCGCAAATTCGTCCGGTTGATTCCATCGGACGGTATCCTCTTCGCAGTGGATGGAGATCCGAATGTCCGGGCGGTCATCCGGGATGCTTCCTGCCCGCGATCGACCTATGGCCTGAATCCAACGGCCGGATGGTGTGCCGAGGACGTGAGGTTCGACTCCGACGGGGTTTCCTTCCGTGTTAAAAACGGGAGGCGGGACCTTGGCCCGTTTCGGAGCCCGATGGTGGGTCGGCACAATCTGGTCAATGCGCTGGCCGTGATCGGACTGGCCTCGACGCTGGGCTTGTCTTCCGAGAGCATTCAAAAGGGGATCGAGAGCTTTCAAGGCGTCAAACGACGGCAAGAGGTCTTGGGCGAGGTGGCCGGTGTGATCGTGATGGACGATTTTGCCCATCATCCCACAGCCATTCGGGAGACCCTGGCCGGACTCCGGTTGCGTTATCCGCGGCGTCGGATCTGGGCCGTCTTTGAACCGCGATCGGCGACCAGCCGGAGGAATGTGTTTCAGAAGGAGTTCCCCCCGTCGTTTGATCCGGCCGACCTGATCGTGATTGCGGATATTTTCGCATCGGAAAAACTCCCGGCGGGGCTTCGGCTGGATCCCAAGCAGGTGGCCGAGGACCTGCGAGGTTTGGGCAAGGAGGCCGAGTTCATTCCGACGACGGAGGAGATCGTCCGTACGATCTCGCCCCGTTTGAAGTCCGGCGACCTGGTTTGCCTGATGTCGAGCGGGGGATTTGACGGGATCCATGGGAAACTTCTCAAGGCGCTGGAACAGCGGCGCTGA